A genomic window from Lycium barbarum isolate Lr01 chromosome 4, ASM1917538v2, whole genome shotgun sequence includes:
- the LOC132636977 gene encoding CBL-interacting serine/threonine-protein kinase 24-like, which translates to MKKVKRKLGKYELGRTIGEGTFAKVKFARNTETGENVAIKVLAKSTILKHKMVEQIKREISIMKIVRHPCIVRLHEVLASQTKIYIIQEFVTGGELFDKIVHLGRLPEDEARRYFQQLIDAIDHCHSKGVYHRDLKPENLLLDFQGNLKVSDFGLSALPQQGVELLHTICGTPNYVAPEVLGNRGYDGAAADVWSCGIILYVLMAGYLPFDEPDLHTLYTKINAAEFSCPFWFSPGATSLIQKIIDPNPRTRIKIEGIKRDPWFRKSYMAVRAKADEVVNLDDIRAVFDDIEDSFVTEKSENSDSGPLVMNAFEMITLSQGLNLSALFDRRQDYVKRQTRFISRQPAKVITAKIEAAAESLGLKVHTRNYKIRIEGLTANKAGQFAVVMEVYEVAPSLFMVDVRKAAGDTLEYHKFYKTFCSKIDDIIWKPKEGMSNAVLLRTMTR; encoded by the exons atgaagaaagtgaagagAAAGCTGGGGAAGTATGAACTTGGTAGAACTATTGGTGAAGGGACTTTTGCCAAAGTTAAGTTTGCGCGAAACACCGAGACTGGAGAGAATGTTGCCATTAAAGTCTTGGCGAAAAGCACCATTCTTAAGCACAAAATGGTTGAACAG ATCAAAAGAGAGATATCTATCATGAAAATTGTCAGACATCCTTGCATAGTTCGGCTTCACGAG GTTTTAGCTAGTCAGACAAAAATATATATCATTCAGGAGTTTGTCACAGGAGGAGAGCTTTTTGATAAAATT GTTCATCTAGGTAGGCTTCCTGAGGATGAAGCAAGGCGGTACTTTCAACAACTCATAGATGCAATTGATCACTGTCACAGTAAGGGTGTTTACCACCGAGATCTGAAG CCTGAAAATTTGCTTCTTGATTTCCAAGGGAACTTAAAAGTTTCTGACTTTGGGCTTAGTGCATTGCCTCAACAA GGAGTCGAGCTCCTCCATACCATTTGTGGGACTCCAAATTATGTTGCACCTGAG GTGTTAGGTAACCGAGGCTATGATGGTGCCGCTGCTGATGTGTGGTCATGTGGTATCATCCTTTATGTTCTGATGGCAGGATATCTTCCATTTGATGAGCCAGACCTTCATACATTGTATACGAAG ATCAATGCTGCTGAATTTTCCTGTCCATTTTGGTTTTCTCCTGGTGCAACATCATTGATACAAAAAATTATTGATCCAAATCCTCGGACT CGGATCAAGATTGAAGGGATAAAACGAGACCCTTGGTTCCGGAAAAGCTACATGGCTGTTAGAGCTAAAGCAGACGAAGTAGTGAATCTTGATGATATCCGTGCTGTGTTCGATGACATTGAG GATTCATTTGTAACTGAAAAATCTGAAAATAGTGACAGTGGCCCCTTGGTAATGAATGCGTTTGAGATGATAACACTATCTCAGGGATTGAATCTATCAGCCTTGTTTGACAGGCGTCAG GATTATGTCAAGCGTCAAACTCGATTTATTTCCCGCCAACCTGCTAAAGTCATCACTGCAAAGATTGAAGCAGCCGCAGAGTCGTTGGGTCTTAAGGTCCACACACGTAATTACAAG ATAAGAATTGAGGGGTTAACGGCAAATAAGGCCGGTCAATTTGCTGTCGTGATGGAG GTTTACGAAGTAGCCCCCTCCCTTTTTATGGTTGATGTCAGAAAGGCTGCTGGAGACACCCTTGAATATCACAAG TTCTACAAGACCTTCTGCTCGAAAATTGACGACATCATTTGGAAACCAAAGGAGGGCATGTCAAATGCTGTTCTGCTTAGGACAATGACTCGCTGA